A single region of the Winslowiella toletana genome encodes:
- a CDS encoding TfoX/Sxy family DNA transformation protein: MNNSKQRIEQSKRYLSSLGKIDTRTQFGGYSLAVEKIVFAVVAEGELYLRACEQIQPYIGAGRMPPLVFQKRGMPVALNYFRVDDAMWEQPETLLALSRWSLRRAQQQCLDKMANPRVKDLPNMGLRLEMMLREVGICSVQSLRAEGSKQCWLKLKAAHKNIGLSILFALEGAISGRHQAALSDAVTQELRDWFDCLSLCSQAEK; encoded by the coding sequence ATGAATAACTCTAAACAAAGGATTGAGCAGTCCAAACGTTATCTTTCCTCACTGGGCAAAATTGATACGCGTACGCAATTCGGCGGATACAGCCTCGCGGTAGAGAAAATTGTCTTCGCCGTGGTGGCGGAAGGGGAGCTGTATCTGCGCGCTTGTGAGCAGATACAGCCCTATATCGGAGCAGGCCGTATGCCGCCGCTGGTGTTTCAGAAGCGTGGAATGCCAGTGGCACTGAACTATTTTCGCGTCGATGATGCGATGTGGGAACAACCCGAAACGCTGTTGGCACTTTCACGATGGTCTCTGAGGCGGGCACAGCAACAATGTCTCGATAAGATGGCTAATCCACGGGTAAAAGATCTGCCGAATATGGGGCTACGGCTGGAGATGATGCTGCGTGAAGTGGGCATTTGCTCGGTGCAAAGCCTGCGGGCAGAGGGATCGAAGCAGTGCTGGTTAAAACTGAAAGCGGCGCATAAAAATATCGGTTTAAGTATTTTGTTCGCGCTGGAGGGGGCAATATCAGGACGGCATCAGGCAGCGCTGTCTGATGCCGTCACGCAAGAGCTTCGTGACTGGTTCGATTGCCTGAGTCTTTGTTCTCAGGCTGAAAAGTAA
- the sulA gene encoding SOS-induced cell division inhibitor SulA: MRTHLLKTQSANAVIHPSRHTPSVPSVSGGCISELTYSEDQPGMTQMLLLPLLQQLGTQSRWQLWLTPPQKLSRRWLLQSGLPLDKVMQIPQAGQISTVDAMIKALQTGNYSVVLGWLPEDIDSDDRRRLDEAAAIGQALGLIMRPQFCVSSSARPESGLKIHSTLYH; the protein is encoded by the coding sequence ATGCGTACTCATCTGCTGAAAACTCAATCTGCTAATGCTGTGATTCATCCTTCCCGTCACACGCCCTCTGTGCCGTCGGTTTCAGGTGGATGTATCAGTGAACTGACTTACAGTGAAGATCAACCAGGCATGACGCAAATGCTGTTATTACCGCTGCTTCAGCAGCTGGGAACGCAATCTCGCTGGCAGTTGTGGCTGACGCCGCCACAAAAATTAAGCCGTCGCTGGTTGCTGCAGTCGGGTTTACCACTGGATAAAGTGATGCAGATTCCACAGGCCGGACAAATCAGCACCGTAGACGCGATGATTAAAGCGTTGCAGACGGGAAATTACAGCGTTGTGTTGGGGTGGTTACCGGAAGATATCGACAGCGACGATCGTCGTCGGCTGGATGAAGCAGCAGCAATTGGCCAGGCTTTGGGTCTGATTATGCGACCTCAGTTTTGCGTTTCGTCCTCCGCCAGACCAGAAAGTGGGCTAAAAATTCACTCTACTTTGTATCATTAA
- a CDS encoding YccF domain-containing protein, with protein MRTVLNILNFVLGGFFTTLSWLTATVVSIIFIFTLPLTRSCWEITKLSLLPYGNEAVHVDTLNPDKKNALMNSGGTLLNILWFIFFGWWLCLCHISVGIIQCITLIGIPVGIANFKIAAIALWPVGRRVVPVEVAQAAREANARRRFN; from the coding sequence ATGCGTACCGTACTCAATATACTCAACTTTGTTTTAGGTGGTTTTTTTACCACGTTGTCCTGGCTGACCGCGACAGTGGTGAGCATCATTTTTATTTTCACCCTGCCGCTAACCCGCTCCTGCTGGGAAATCACTAAACTGTCGCTGTTGCCTTATGGCAATGAAGCGGTACATGTGGATACGCTGAATCCCGATAAAAAAAACGCGCTGATGAATTCAGGCGGCACGCTGTTAAATATCCTGTGGTTTATCTTTTTCGGCTGGTGGCTGTGCCTGTGCCATATCTCGGTGGGGATTATCCAGTGTATTACCCTTATCGGCATTCCGGTGGGCATCGCAAACTTCAAAATTGCGGCTATCGCTTTGTGGCCGGTGGGTCGCCGTGTCGTGCCGGTTGAAGTGGCGCAGGCAGCGCGGGAAGCCAATGCCCGTCGTCGTTTTAACTAA
- the yccS gene encoding YccS family putative transporter yields MPALKPRLRRYALSSAWLYNLRILLALTGAAAVPWWLDQIIWTIPLTLGVVAAALADLDDRLSGRLRNLLITLVCFCIASVSVELLFPHPWLFIIGLALSACGFILLGALGQRYATIAFGALLIAIYTMLGIGLFPQWYQQPMLLLVGAVWYNLLTLTGHLLFPIRPLQENLARSFSQLAHYLEAKANLFDPDIEENDDAPLIEVAMANSQLVAVLNQTKSSIQTRLRGDRGQRSTRRTLHYYFVAQDIHERASSSHVQYHQLRKEYRYSEILFRFQRLLNMQAKACQQLAHSILMRESYQHNSRFESAFVHLQAALDRLRAAQPESGTTKAMHYLLHNLKAIDAQLATIESEQALELAHATHDNNLSSEGLTGWSDIRLRISRHLTPESALFRHAVRMSLVLCVGYAFIQITGLQHGYWILLTSLFVCQPNYNATRRRLALRIFGTLAGIAVGLPMLWLVPSTDGQLMLIVLTGVLFFAFRNIRYAHATLFITLLVLLCFNLLGEGFEVAVPRIVDTLLGCGIAWLAVSYMWPDWKFRRLPAVTDRTLNANCRYLDAILVQYHQGKDNRLDYRIARRDAHNSDAELASVVSNMSTESNRNPALLEAAFRLLYLNHSFLSYISALGAHREKITRSAMLQLLDDAVCYAEGVMQVDTVDEQQAREMLENLSKRMAEIKPAPETKEPLVLQQLGLLVALLPEIAALKKQISHSL; encoded by the coding sequence ATTCCAGCCCTTAAGCCACGCCTGCGCCGCTACGCCCTGAGCAGTGCATGGCTGTATAACCTTCGTATTTTGCTGGCGCTGACCGGTGCAGCCGCGGTGCCATGGTGGTTAGATCAAATCATCTGGACGATTCCACTGACGCTTGGCGTGGTGGCTGCGGCTTTGGCCGATCTCGACGACCGTTTGAGCGGGCGCTTACGAAATCTGTTGATAACGCTGGTCTGCTTCTGCATTGCCTCGGTATCGGTCGAACTGCTGTTTCCTCACCCCTGGCTGTTTATTATCGGGCTGGCGCTGTCGGCCTGCGGCTTTATCCTGCTGGGGGCGCTGGGTCAACGCTATGCGACCATCGCCTTCGGTGCGCTGCTGATCGCTATCTATACCATGCTGGGAATTGGCCTGTTCCCTCAGTGGTATCAGCAGCCGATGCTGCTGTTGGTTGGGGCGGTCTGGTACAATCTGCTAACGCTGACCGGACATCTGCTGTTTCCCATCCGGCCGCTGCAGGAAAACCTGGCGCGCAGCTTCAGCCAGCTGGCACATTATCTTGAAGCCAAGGCAAACCTGTTTGATCCTGATATTGAAGAGAACGACGATGCGCCGCTGATTGAAGTGGCGATGGCCAACAGTCAGCTGGTGGCGGTGCTTAATCAGACCAAAAGTTCGATTCAGACGCGTTTGCGTGGCGATCGAGGCCAGCGCAGCACCCGCCGCACGCTGCATTACTATTTTGTTGCGCAGGATATTCACGAGCGCGCCAGCTCTTCACACGTGCAATATCATCAGTTACGTAAAGAGTATCGCTACAGCGAGATCCTGTTTCGTTTTCAGCGGCTGCTGAACATGCAGGCAAAGGCATGCCAGCAACTGGCGCATTCTATTCTGATGCGTGAATCCTATCAGCATAATAGCCGTTTCGAATCCGCTTTTGTTCATCTGCAAGCCGCGCTGGATCGGCTGCGCGCCGCTCAACCGGAATCCGGCACCACTAAAGCGATGCACTATCTGCTGCATAACTTAAAGGCCATCGATGCACAGCTGGCGACGATTGAGTCAGAGCAGGCACTGGAGCTGGCTCACGCCACGCATGATAATAATCTGTCGAGTGAAGGACTAACCGGCTGGAGCGATATTCGCCTGCGTATCAGCCGCCATCTGACGCCTGAATCGGCGTTGTTTCGGCATGCGGTCAGAATGTCGCTGGTGCTTTGTGTTGGCTATGCCTTTATCCAGATAACCGGGCTGCAGCATGGTTACTGGATACTGTTAACCAGTCTGTTTGTCTGCCAGCCTAACTACAACGCCACCCGACGACGCCTGGCATTACGTATATTTGGTACGCTGGCCGGGATTGCCGTCGGCCTGCCAATGCTGTGGCTGGTTCCTTCAACAGACGGACAGCTGATGCTGATAGTGCTGACCGGCGTGCTGTTTTTTGCCTTTCGTAATATCCGTTATGCCCATGCCACACTGTTTATCACCCTGCTGGTGCTGCTGTGCTTTAACCTGCTCGGTGAAGGCTTTGAAGTGGCGGTACCCCGCATTGTCGATACCTTACTCGGTTGTGGTATTGCCTGGCTGGCGGTGAGCTATATGTGGCCTGACTGGAAATTTCGTCGTTTACCCGCGGTAACCGATCGCACTCTGAATGCCAACTGCCGCTATCTCGACGCGATTTTAGTGCAGTATCATCAGGGCAAAGATAATCGCCTTGATTACCGTATTGCACGCCGTGACGCACATAACAGTGATGCTGAACTGGCCTCCGTGGTCTCCAATATGTCAACGGAGTCGAACCGCAATCCGGCACTGCTGGAGGCGGCATTTCGCCTGCTCTATCTCAATCACTCGTTTCTCAGCTATATTTCTGCACTGGGCGCGCATCGGGAAAAAATTACCCGTTCCGCTATGCTGCAGCTGCTGGATGATGCCGTCTGCTATGCAGAAGGCGTAATGCAGGTCGATACGGTTGACGAGCAGCAGGCCAGAGAGATGCTGGAGAATCTGAGCAAAAGAATGGCAGAAATTAAGCCTGCGCCTGAAACCAAAGAGCCACTGGTTCTACAACAACTGGGTTTACTGGTGGCTCTTTTACCGGAGATCGCTGCATTGAAAAAGCAGATCTCTCACTCGCTCTAG
- the ompA gene encoding porin OmpA gives MKKTAIAIAVALAGFATVAQAAPKDDTWYTGAKLGWSQYHDKGYYGNGYVDNDGPSHENQLGAGAFVGYQANPYLGFELGYDWLGRMPNKGDKVNGAFKAQGVQLAAKLSYPIADDLDIYTRLGGMVWRADSTQNNNGVRISDHDTGVSPLAAVGVEYALTKNWATRLDYQWVNNIGDASTVGARPDNSMLSVGVSYRFGQDDVAAPAPAPAPAPAPVVETKRFTLKSDVLFTFNKSTLKPEGQQALDQLYTQLSSMDPKDGSVLVLGYTDRIGSEQYNQKLSEKRAQSVVDYLVSKGIPADKISARGEGKSNPVTGNTCDSVKGRNALIDCLAPDRRVEIEVKGIKDVVTQPQA, from the coding sequence ATGAAAAAGACAGCTATCGCAATTGCAGTGGCACTGGCTGGCTTCGCTACCGTAGCGCAGGCCGCTCCGAAAGATGACACCTGGTACACCGGTGCTAAACTGGGCTGGTCTCAGTACCACGACAAAGGTTACTACGGTAACGGTTATGTAGATAACGATGGTCCATCTCATGAAAACCAGCTTGGCGCTGGTGCATTCGTGGGTTATCAGGCTAATCCATATCTGGGCTTCGAGCTGGGCTATGACTGGCTGGGCCGCATGCCTAACAAAGGCGACAAAGTAAACGGCGCTTTCAAGGCTCAGGGCGTTCAGCTGGCAGCTAAGTTAAGCTACCCAATTGCTGACGATCTGGACATCTACACCCGTCTGGGTGGTATGGTTTGGCGTGCTGATTCTACTCAGAACAACAACGGCGTTCGCATCAGCGATCACGACACCGGCGTTTCCCCGCTGGCAGCTGTTGGTGTTGAGTATGCGCTGACCAAAAACTGGGCTACCCGTCTGGACTACCAGTGGGTTAACAACATCGGTGACGCAAGCACCGTTGGCGCGCGTCCAGACAACTCCATGCTGAGCGTGGGTGTTTCTTACCGTTTCGGTCAGGACGATGTTGCTGCACCAGCACCAGCACCAGCTCCAGCACCAGCTCCGGTTGTAGAAACCAAGCGTTTCACCCTGAAGTCTGACGTTCTGTTCACCTTCAACAAATCTACTCTGAAGCCAGAAGGTCAGCAGGCTCTGGATCAGCTGTACACCCAGCTGAGCTCTATGGATCCTAAAGACGGTTCCGTACTGGTTCTGGGTTACACCGACCGCATCGGTTCTGAGCAGTACAACCAGAAGCTGTCTGAGAAACGTGCTCAGTCCGTGGTTGATTACCTGGTCTCTAAAGGTATCCCGGCTGACAAAATCTCTGCACGTGGCGAGGGTAAATCTAACCCAGTTACTGGCAACACCTGTGACAGCGTGAAAGGCCGTAATGCCCTGATCGACTGCCTGGCGCCAGACCGTCGTGTAGAAATCGAAGTTAAAGGCATCAAAGACGTTGTAACTCAGCCACAGGCTTAA